From one Bordetella genomosp. 9 genomic stretch:
- a CDS encoding amino acid ABC transporter substrate-binding protein: MAQAAHGATLDTVRQRGMVLCGTTTGFAGFSAPDAKGVWHGLDVDLCRAVAAAVLGDANKTKIVPLDAQQRFTALQSGEIDLLARNTTVTQQRDTALGIIHAGVNFYDGQGFMVPKSLGVKSAKELNGATVCLQAGTSNENTLADWARANRIEYKPVVIEQFNEVVNAFAAGRCDVFSTDASGLASIRISKLHNPDDYVVLPEIISKEPLGPFVRKGDDNWLNIVSWSLSAMIEAEEYGITSANVDQLKGSTENPNIKRILGVTAGAGKNMGLGEDWAYNIVKQVGNYGESFERNVGQGSPLKLQRGLNAQWNQGGLMYALPIR; the protein is encoded by the coding sequence ATGGCCCAGGCCGCCCATGGCGCGACGCTGGACACCGTGCGCCAGCGCGGCATGGTGCTGTGCGGCACCACCACCGGCTTTGCCGGCTTTTCGGCGCCGGACGCCAAGGGCGTGTGGCATGGGCTGGATGTGGACCTGTGCCGCGCCGTGGCCGCGGCGGTCCTGGGCGATGCCAACAAGACCAAGATCGTGCCGCTGGACGCGCAACAGCGCTTCACCGCGCTGCAATCCGGCGAAATCGACCTGCTGGCCCGCAACACCACGGTCACGCAGCAGCGCGACACCGCGCTGGGCATCATCCACGCCGGCGTCAACTTCTATGACGGCCAGGGCTTCATGGTGCCCAAGTCGCTGGGCGTGAAGAGCGCCAAGGAATTGAACGGCGCGACGGTGTGCCTGCAGGCCGGGACGTCCAATGAAAACACGCTGGCGGACTGGGCGCGCGCCAACCGCATCGAATACAAGCCGGTCGTCATCGAGCAGTTCAACGAAGTGGTCAATGCCTTCGCCGCCGGCCGCTGCGACGTGTTCAGCACGGACGCCTCGGGCCTGGCGTCGATACGCATTTCCAAGCTGCACAATCCGGACGACTACGTCGTCCTGCCCGAGATCATTTCCAAGGAGCCGCTCGGCCCCTTCGTGCGCAAGGGCGACGACAACTGGCTGAACATCGTGTCCTGGTCCCTGTCGGCGATGATCGAAGCCGAGGAATACGGCATCACCTCGGCCAATGTGGACCAGTTGAAGGGCAGCACCGAAAACCCCAACATCAAGCGCATCCTGGGCGTGACCGCGGGCGCCGGCAAGAACATGGGGCTGGGCGAAGACTGGGCCTACAACATCGTCAAGCAGGTCGGCAACTACGGCGAAAGCTTCGAGCGCAATGTCGGCCAGGGCAGCCCGCTGAAACTGCAGCGCGGCCTGAACGCGCAGTGGAACCAGGGCGGGCTGATGTACGCGCTGCCCATCCGCTGA
- a CDS encoding phenylacetate--CoA ligase family protein translates to MRHAAYFDTLETRPPEAREEELMAALPQAIAQAMARAPAIAAQLGGVDPHAVVSRQALAGLPVLRKSELLARQQASRDGAAAGGDPGPDGAARAMGGFAAIGWGQALRVFASPGPIYEPESARRDYWRFGRALYAAGIRPGQLVYNCFSYHFTPAGSMMETAAHAIGCTVFPGGTGQSEQQVRAIRDLAPAAYTGTPSFLKIILDKADELGLALPTLRHALVSGEAFPAALRDSLSARGVDAYQAYGSADLGLIAYETPAREGLVLGEEIIVEIVRPGTGDPVPEGEVGEVVVTTLNPDYPLVRFGTGDLSAVLPGTSPCGRTNTRIRGWLGRADQATKVRGLFVHPSQVADILRRHPEALRARLVIGGEIGADTMTLRVEADAAPAGLAEAIARSVRDVAKLRAEVILCAPDSLPNDGKVIDDTRNHA, encoded by the coding sequence ATGCGCCACGCCGCTTACTTCGATACGCTGGAAACGCGGCCGCCGGAGGCGCGCGAAGAAGAACTGATGGCGGCCCTGCCGCAGGCCATCGCCCAGGCCATGGCGCGCGCGCCCGCGATCGCCGCGCAGCTTGGCGGCGTCGACCCGCATGCCGTCGTATCGCGCCAGGCCCTGGCCGGCCTGCCGGTGCTGCGCAAGTCCGAACTGCTGGCGCGGCAGCAGGCCAGCCGCGATGGCGCCGCGGCTGGCGGCGACCCGGGGCCGGACGGCGCCGCCCGGGCCATGGGCGGATTCGCCGCGATCGGCTGGGGACAGGCGCTGCGCGTCTTCGCCTCGCCCGGCCCCATCTACGAACCGGAGAGCGCGCGCCGCGATTACTGGCGCTTCGGCCGTGCCCTGTACGCGGCCGGTATCCGCCCGGGCCAACTGGTCTACAACTGCTTTTCCTATCACTTCACCCCCGCCGGTTCGATGATGGAAACCGCCGCGCATGCGATCGGCTGCACGGTATTCCCCGGCGGCACCGGCCAGAGCGAGCAGCAGGTGCGCGCCATCCGCGACCTGGCGCCGGCCGCCTATACCGGCACGCCCAGCTTCCTGAAGATCATCCTGGACAAGGCGGACGAACTTGGCCTTGCCTTGCCGACGCTGCGCCACGCGCTGGTATCGGGCGAGGCCTTTCCCGCCGCGTTGCGCGACAGCCTGTCGGCGCGCGGCGTCGATGCCTACCAGGCCTACGGCAGCGCCGACCTGGGCCTGATCGCCTACGAAACGCCGGCCCGCGAAGGCCTGGTGCTGGGCGAGGAGATCATCGTCGAGATCGTGCGTCCGGGCACCGGCGACCCCGTCCCGGAAGGCGAAGTCGGCGAAGTCGTGGTGACCACGCTGAATCCGGATTACCCGCTGGTGCGCTTCGGCACCGGCGACCTGTCCGCCGTGCTGCCCGGCACGTCGCCCTGCGGCCGGACCAATACGCGCATCCGCGGCTGGCTGGGGCGGGCCGACCAGGCCACCAAGGTCCGCGGCCTGTTCGTGCATCCGTCGCAGGTCGCCGATATCCTGCGCCGCCATCCCGAGGCATTGCGCGCTCGCCTGGTGATCGGCGGCGAGATCGGCGCCGATACGATGACCCTGCGGGTAGAGGCCGACGCCGCGCCCGCCGGCCTGGCCGAGGCCATCGCGCGCTCGGTGCGCGACGTCGCCAAGCTGCGCGCCGAGGTCATCCTGTGCGCGCCGGACAGCCTGCCCAATGACGGCAAGGTCATCGACGACACGCGTAACCACGCTTGA
- a CDS encoding ABC transporter ATP-binding protein yields the protein MSAAAEPAPLLDVNGIEVIYNHVILVLKGVSLRVPEGRIVALLGANGAGKTTTLRAVSNLLRGERGEVTKGSIRYRGERVDRLSPADLVRRGVVQVMEGRHCFAHLTVEDNLRTGAYTRRLGRADTEAALERVYQYFPRLKQRRGSQAGYTSGGEQQMTAIGRALMASPAMILLDEPSMGLAPQIVEEIFQIVRDLNQREGVSFLLAEQNTNIALRYADYGYILENGRVMMDGDAAALGSNEDVKEFYLGISSGARRSFRDTKFYRRRKRWLA from the coding sequence GTGAGCGCCGCCGCGGAGCCCGCGCCGCTGTTGGACGTCAACGGCATCGAGGTCATCTACAACCACGTGATCCTGGTGCTGAAGGGCGTGTCGCTGCGCGTGCCGGAAGGGCGCATCGTGGCGCTGCTGGGGGCCAACGGCGCGGGCAAGACGACCACCTTGCGCGCGGTGTCCAACCTGCTGCGGGGCGAGCGCGGCGAGGTCACCAAGGGCAGCATCCGCTACCGCGGCGAACGGGTCGACCGCCTGTCGCCGGCCGACCTGGTGCGACGCGGCGTGGTGCAGGTGATGGAAGGGCGCCATTGCTTCGCCCACCTGACCGTGGAAGACAACCTGCGCACCGGCGCCTACACGCGCCGGCTGGGCCGCGCCGATACCGAAGCCGCGCTGGAAAGGGTGTACCAGTATTTTCCGCGGCTCAAGCAGCGGCGCGGCAGCCAGGCGGGTTATACGTCGGGCGGCGAACAGCAGATGACGGCCATCGGGCGCGCCCTGATGGCCAGTCCCGCCATGATCCTGCTGGACGAGCCGTCCATGGGCCTGGCGCCGCAGATCGTCGAGGAAATCTTCCAGATCGTGCGCGACCTGAACCAGCGCGAAGGCGTCAGTTTCCTGCTGGCGGAACAGAACACCAATATCGCGCTGCGTTACGCCGACTACGGCTACATCCTGGAGAACGGCCGCGTGATGATGGACGGCGACGCCGCCGCGCTGGGCAGCAACGAGGACGTCAAGGAGTTCTACCTGGGCATTTCCAGCGGCGCGCGGCGCAGTTTCCGCGACACCAAGTTCTATCGCCGCCGCAAGCGCTGGCTGGCCTGA
- a CDS encoding ABC transporter substrate-binding protein, translated as MEMKRLNIRYAAVAAGLAAVLGSASLPAWADEQFVPLLVYRTGSFAPLGIPWADGKLDYLKLVNARDGGINGVKITFEECETAYATDRGVECYERLKAHAPTGASGFDTQSTGITFAVSDKAPQDKVPVETVGYGLSQAVDGSVFQWNFPLLGTYWTAADTMIQDITKKEGGSLKGKKIALVYHDSPYGKEPIPLLQRRAAKDGFELLLYPVTAPGVEQKSTWLQIRQSRPNYVLLWSAGIMTPTAIREAQASGYPREKMYAIWWAGSEGDVKDLGAVAKGYNAITIHNSGEPGKVSEDLKKFVYDKGDGSDKTGNSVGTIAHMRGMIISMLQVEAIRTAQEKYGKGKSMTPEQVRWGFENLNLTQERLNQLGFGNIVRPFKTSCANHLGADWSRIVQWDGSKFKVVSDWYQADKSMVDPLVKETAAKYAKEKNITPVNCGAQG; from the coding sequence ATGGAGATGAAACGCTTGAATATTCGATACGCGGCGGTCGCCGCCGGGCTCGCCGCCGTGCTCGGTTCGGCCAGCCTGCCGGCCTGGGCGGACGAGCAGTTCGTCCCGCTGCTGGTCTATCGCACCGGGTCCTTCGCACCGCTGGGCATCCCCTGGGCCGACGGCAAGCTGGACTACCTGAAGCTGGTCAACGCGCGCGACGGCGGCATCAACGGCGTGAAGATCACCTTCGAAGAGTGTGAGACCGCCTACGCCACCGACCGCGGCGTGGAGTGCTACGAGCGCCTGAAGGCCCATGCGCCGACCGGCGCCTCCGGCTTCGACACGCAGTCCACCGGCATCACTTTCGCGGTCAGCGACAAGGCGCCGCAGGACAAGGTGCCGGTGGAAACGGTGGGCTATGGCCTGTCGCAGGCTGTCGACGGTTCGGTCTTCCAGTGGAACTTTCCGCTGCTGGGCACCTACTGGACGGCGGCCGACACCATGATCCAGGACATCACCAAGAAAGAGGGCGGCAGCCTGAAGGGCAAGAAGATCGCCCTGGTCTATCACGACTCGCCCTACGGCAAGGAACCCATTCCGCTACTGCAGCGGCGCGCCGCCAAGGACGGCTTCGAACTGCTGCTCTATCCGGTCACCGCGCCCGGCGTGGAACAGAAATCCACCTGGCTGCAGATCCGCCAGTCGCGGCCGAACTACGTGCTGCTGTGGAGCGCCGGCATCATGACGCCGACCGCCATCCGCGAAGCCCAGGCCAGCGGCTATCCGCGCGAAAAAATGTATGCCATCTGGTGGGCCGGTTCCGAAGGCGACGTCAAGGACCTGGGCGCCGTGGCGAAGGGCTACAACGCCATCACCATCCACAACAGCGGCGAGCCCGGCAAGGTGTCGGAAGACCTGAAGAAGTTCGTCTACGACAAGGGTGACGGCAGCGACAAGACCGGCAATTCCGTGGGCACCATTGCCCATATGCGCGGCATGATCATCTCCATGCTGCAGGTCGAGGCCATCCGCACCGCGCAGGAGAAATACGGCAAGGGCAAGTCCATGACGCCGGAACAGGTGCGCTGGGGCTTCGAGAACCTGAACCTGACGCAGGAACGGTTGAATCAGCTGGGCTTCGGCAACATCGTGCGGCCGTTCAAGACATCCTGCGCCAACCACCTGGGCGCGGACTGGTCGCGCATCGTGCAATGGGATGGGTCCAAGTTCAAGGTGGTCTCCGACTGGTACCAGGCCGACAAGAGCATGGTCGATCCCCTGGTCAAGGAAACCGCGGCCAAGTACGCCAAGGAGAAGAACATCACCCCGGTCAATTGCGGGGCCCAGGGGTGA
- a CDS encoding branched-chain amino acid ABC transporter permease — MLYRENGQFKTSYLADQQIFPILQDKVFVAVLLAIAFIGVPLLASDYFLRAILIPFLILSLAAVGLNVLVGYCGQISLGTGAFMAVGAYAAWNFGVRIPAMPLLLQMVLGGLCATAVGVVFGIPSLRIRGLYLAVATLAAQFFVDWAFLRIPFFTNYSPSGSVSVPPLEVFGVPLQSSVQKYLFVLAVVAVFTLLAKNLVRGAMGRQWMAIRDMDVAAAVIGIRPMYAKLTAFAVSSFIVGVAGVLWGFIHLGAWEPLAFDLGRSFQLLFMVIIGGLGSILGSFFGAAFIVLLPVLLTNIPRVLGLPLAVDIASHIEHMVFGALIVFFLIAEPHGLARLWSIGKEKLRIWPFPH, encoded by the coding sequence ATGCTCTATCGCGAGAACGGACAATTCAAGACCAGCTACCTGGCCGACCAGCAGATCTTCCCGATCCTGCAGGACAAGGTTTTCGTGGCGGTGCTGCTGGCGATCGCCTTCATCGGCGTGCCCCTGCTGGCCAGCGACTATTTCCTGCGCGCCATCCTGATCCCGTTCCTGATCCTGTCGCTGGCCGCCGTCGGCCTGAACGTGCTGGTGGGCTATTGCGGGCAGATATCCCTGGGAACCGGCGCCTTCATGGCCGTGGGCGCATACGCGGCCTGGAATTTCGGCGTGCGCATCCCCGCGATGCCCTTGCTGCTGCAGATGGTGCTGGGCGGCCTGTGCGCCACCGCCGTCGGGGTGGTATTCGGCATCCCCAGCCTGCGCATCCGCGGCCTGTACCTGGCGGTGGCGACGCTGGCTGCCCAGTTCTTCGTCGATTGGGCGTTCCTGCGCATCCCGTTCTTCACCAACTACTCGCCGTCGGGCAGCGTATCGGTGCCGCCGCTGGAAGTGTTCGGCGTGCCGCTGCAGAGCTCGGTGCAGAAATACCTGTTCGTCCTGGCCGTCGTGGCGGTGTTCACCCTGCTTGCCAAGAACCTGGTGCGCGGCGCCATGGGCCGGCAATGGATGGCGATCCGCGATATGGACGTGGCCGCCGCCGTCATCGGGATCCGGCCCATGTACGCCAAGCTGACCGCCTTCGCCGTCAGTTCCTTCATCGTCGGCGTGGCGGGCGTGCTGTGGGGCTTCATCCACCTGGGCGCATGGGAACCGCTGGCCTTCGACCTGGGGCGTTCCTTCCAGCTGCTGTTCATGGTGATCATCGGCGGCCTGGGATCGATCCTGGGCAGCTTCTTCGGCGCCGCCTTCATCGTGCTGCTGCCGGTGCTGCTGACGAATATTCCGCGCGTGCTCGGGCTGCCGCTGGCCGTCGATATCGCATCGCATATCGAGCACATGGTGTTCGGCGCGTTGATCGTGTTCTTCCTGATCGCCGAGCCGCATGGACTGGCGCGCCTGTGGAGCATAGGCAAGGAGAAACTGCGCATCTGGCCGTTCCCGCATTGA
- a CDS encoding branched-chain amino acid ABC transporter permease: MGFFLETLFGGLMSGMLYALIGLGFVLIFKASGVFNFAQGAMVLVAALAMARFSEWIPRWLGFDSPLLANTLAFIVSAALMMALARVVEALVLRHLVNQEATTLLMATLGISYFLDGAGQIAFGSSVYSINVGMPKEPALILDKMFEGGLLLNLEDLTAAVIAALMVALLALFFQYTGTGRALRAVADDHQAAQSVGIPLNRIWVVVWSVAGLVALVAGVIWGSKFGVQFTLSTAALRALPVVILGGLTSIPGAILGGLIIGVGEKLSEVYLGPMVGGGIEIWFAYVLALAFLLFRPQGLFGEKIIDRV; the protein is encoded by the coding sequence ATGGGATTTTTCCTGGAAACCCTGTTCGGCGGACTGATGAGCGGGATGCTCTATGCGCTGATCGGCCTGGGCTTCGTGCTGATCTTCAAGGCGTCGGGAGTGTTCAACTTCGCCCAGGGCGCGATGGTGCTGGTGGCCGCGCTGGCGATGGCGCGGTTTTCCGAATGGATCCCGCGCTGGCTGGGTTTCGACTCGCCCCTGCTGGCCAACACGCTGGCATTCATCGTCAGCGCGGCGCTGATGATGGCGCTGGCGCGCGTGGTGGAAGCGCTGGTGTTGCGGCATCTGGTCAACCAGGAGGCCACCACGCTGCTGATGGCGACGCTGGGCATCAGCTACTTCCTGGATGGCGCCGGCCAGATCGCCTTCGGCAGTTCGGTCTACTCCATCAACGTCGGCATGCCCAAGGAGCCCGCGCTGATCCTGGACAAGATGTTCGAAGGCGGGCTGCTGCTCAACCTGGAGGACCTGACCGCGGCCGTGATCGCCGCCTTGATGGTGGCGCTGCTGGCGTTGTTCTTCCAGTACACCGGCACCGGGCGGGCGCTGCGCGCCGTGGCCGACGATCATCAGGCCGCGCAATCCGTCGGCATTCCGCTGAACCGCATCTGGGTGGTGGTGTGGAGCGTGGCCGGCCTGGTCGCGCTGGTGGCCGGGGTGATCTGGGGTTCGAAGTTCGGCGTGCAGTTCACCTTGTCGACAGCCGCGCTGCGCGCCTTGCCGGTAGTGATCCTGGGCGGCCTGACGTCGATTCCGGGCGCCATCCTGGGCGGGCTGATCATCGGCGTCGGCGAAAAGCTGTCGGAGGTGTATCTGGGTCCGATGGTGGGCGGCGGCATCGAAATCTGGTTCGCCTACGTGCTGGCGCTGGCCTTCCTGCTGTTCCGGCCGCAGGGCCTGTTCGGCGAAAAAATCATCGATCGGGTTTAG
- a CDS encoding ABC transporter ATP-binding protein, giving the protein MQNISLRFGGVKALTDISFDVREHEIRAIIGPNGAGKSSMLNVINGVYTPQQGAIVFQGQHYARMTPRRAAEMGIARTFQNLALFKGMSVLDNIMTGRNLRMKCGLLAQALRIGPAAREEVRHREFVENIIDFLEIQAYRKTPVGRLPYGLQKRVDLGRALAMEPRMLLLDEPMAGMNIEEKQDMCRFILDVNDEFGTTIVLIEHDMGVVMDISDRVVVLDYGRKIGDGDPDQVRANEEVVRAYLGVSH; this is encoded by the coding sequence ATGCAGAACATCTCGCTGCGCTTCGGCGGGGTGAAGGCGCTGACGGATATTTCCTTCGACGTGCGGGAACATGAAATCCGCGCCATCATCGGTCCCAATGGCGCCGGCAAGAGCTCCATGCTGAACGTGATCAACGGCGTCTACACGCCGCAGCAGGGGGCCATCGTATTCCAGGGCCAGCACTATGCGCGCATGACCCCGCGCCGTGCCGCGGAAATGGGCATCGCCCGCACCTTCCAGAACCTGGCGCTGTTCAAGGGCATGAGCGTGCTGGACAACATCATGACCGGCCGCAACCTGCGCATGAAATGCGGCCTGCTGGCGCAGGCCCTGCGCATCGGCCCCGCCGCCCGCGAGGAAGTGCGGCACCGCGAGTTCGTCGAGAACATCATCGATTTCCTGGAAATCCAGGCCTATCGCAAAACGCCGGTCGGCCGTCTGCCGTACGGCCTGCAGAAGCGGGTGGACCTGGGCCGCGCCCTGGCCATGGAGCCTCGCATGCTGCTGCTGGACGAGCCGATGGCCGGCATGAACATCGAGGAAAAGCAGGACATGTGCCGCTTCATCCTCGACGTCAACGATGAGTTCGGCACCACCATCGTGTTGATCGAACACGATATGGGGGTGGTCATGGACATCTCCGACCGCGTCGTCGTGCTGGACTACGGCCGCAAGATCGGCGACGGCGATCCGGACCAGGTGCGCGCCAACGAGGAAGTCGTGCGCGCCTACCTGGGCGTATCGCACTGA
- a CDS encoding AMP-dependent synthetase/ligase produces the protein MAPSQPVAPPGPAADTFPALLLMHARLRGQRPAIREKDLGIWQALTWAQVAGLADRVAHGLAALGVQPGQHVAVVGENRPRLYIAMMAAQALGAIPVPLYQDAVAQEMAYVLRDAEVGVAIAEDQEQVDKMLEAREICPALRHIVYDDPRGLRHYGDAALMSFDELLRLGAERAQADPAFFERSAAAVRPDHTAAMFYTSGTTGKPKGVVLTHAALIDRARAVEAMEHLTDREDVLAYLPPAWIGQNMFSYTQLLVTGFTVNHPESPATVAIDMRDIGPTYYFAPPRILEDLLTHVLIRMEDAGFIKRRLFKSCMALARRVGVRLLDGESVGVVDRLRYALGDLLVYGPLRNALGMSRVRVAYTAGEAIGPDLFTFYRSIGINLKQLYGSTETSVFVCVQPDGQVRADTVGPPVRGVRIQVAENGEILVQSPGLFKEYYRNDEATRAARDEEGWFHTGDAGFLDADGHLKIIDRAKDVGKLADGSLFAPKYIENKLKFFPYIKEAVAFGAGRDAVCAFINVDLEAVGNWAERRGLPYAGYTDLAGKDVVYALIAGCVEQANAELARDERLAASQVRRFLILHKELDPDDDELTRTRKVRRAFIAQKYAVLVDALYDGSASRHIETEVKFEDGRTGRIAADLAIRDVRTYSAVAGKAA, from the coding sequence GTGGCGCCATCCCAGCCCGTAGCCCCGCCGGGGCCGGCGGCGGATACCTTCCCCGCCCTGCTGCTTATGCATGCGCGACTGCGCGGGCAGCGTCCCGCCATACGCGAAAAAGACCTGGGAATCTGGCAGGCCCTGACCTGGGCCCAGGTGGCCGGCCTGGCCGACCGCGTCGCCCACGGACTGGCGGCGCTCGGCGTGCAACCCGGGCAGCACGTGGCCGTCGTCGGCGAAAACCGGCCGCGGCTGTACATCGCCATGATGGCGGCGCAGGCGCTGGGCGCGATACCCGTGCCGCTGTACCAGGATGCCGTCGCGCAGGAAATGGCTTATGTGCTGCGCGACGCGGAGGTCGGCGTCGCGATCGCCGAAGACCAGGAACAGGTCGACAAGATGCTGGAGGCGCGGGAAATCTGCCCGGCGCTGCGGCATATCGTCTATGACGATCCGCGCGGCTTGCGCCACTACGGCGATGCCGCGCTCATGTCCTTCGACGAACTGCTGCGCCTGGGCGCCGAGCGCGCCCAGGCCGATCCGGCCTTCTTCGAGCGCAGCGCCGCCGCGGTGCGGCCGGACCACACCGCGGCGATGTTCTACACGTCCGGCACCACCGGCAAGCCCAAGGGCGTGGTGCTGACGCATGCGGCGCTGATCGACCGGGCGCGCGCGGTCGAAGCCATGGAACACCTGACCGACCGCGAAGACGTACTGGCCTATCTGCCGCCGGCATGGATCGGCCAGAACATGTTCTCGTATACGCAGCTGCTGGTCACGGGCTTTACCGTGAACCATCCCGAATCGCCGGCCACCGTGGCGATCGACATGCGCGACATCGGGCCCACGTACTACTTCGCGCCGCCCCGCATCCTGGAAGACCTGCTTACCCACGTGCTAATACGCATGGAAGACGCCGGCTTCATCAAGCGCCGCCTGTTCAAGTCCTGCATGGCGCTGGCCCGCCGCGTGGGCGTGCGCCTGCTGGACGGCGAATCCGTCGGCGTCGTCGATCGGCTGCGCTATGCGCTGGGCGACCTGCTGGTGTACGGCCCGCTGCGCAACGCGCTGGGCATGAGCCGCGTGCGCGTGGCCTACACGGCGGGCGAGGCCATCGGCCCGGACCTGTTCACCTTCTACCGTTCGATCGGCATCAACCTGAAGCAGCTGTACGGCTCGACCGAAACATCGGTGTTCGTCTGCGTGCAGCCCGATGGCCAGGTGCGTGCCGACACGGTCGGGCCGCCGGTGCGCGGCGTGCGCATCCAGGTGGCGGAAAACGGCGAGATCCTGGTGCAGAGTCCCGGCCTGTTCAAGGAGTACTACCGAAACGACGAGGCGACCCGCGCGGCGCGCGACGAAGAGGGCTGGTTCCACACCGGCGACGCCGGCTTCCTGGATGCGGACGGTCACCTGAAGATCATCGATCGCGCCAAGGACGTGGGCAAGCTGGCGGATGGCAGCCTGTTCGCGCCCAAGTACATCGAGAACAAGCTCAAGTTCTTTCCCTACATCAAGGAAGCCGTGGCCTTCGGCGCCGGGCGCGACGCGGTCTGCGCCTTCATCAACGTCGACCTGGAAGCCGTGGGCAACTGGGCGGAGCGGCGCGGGCTGCCGTATGCCGGATACACCGATCTGGCGGGCAAGGACGTGGTCTATGCGCTGATCGCCGGTTGCGTGGAACAGGCCAATGCCGAACTGGCGCGCGACGAACGCCTGGCCGCGTCGCAGGTGCGGCGCTTCCTGATCCTGCACAAGGAGCTCGACCCGGACGACGACGAACTGACGCGCACGCGCAAGGTGCGCCGCGCCTTCATCGCGCAGAAGTACGCGGTGCTGGTGGATGCGCTGTACGACGGCAGCGCGTCGCGCCACATCGAAACCGAGGTCAAGTTCGAAGACGGGCGGACAGGACGCATCGCCGCCGACCTCGCGATTCGCGATGTGCGAACATATTCCGCCGTCGCCGGCAAGGCAGCCTGA
- a CDS encoding Crp/Fnr family transcriptional regulator — MQVIDSLQLAAAWFRLLTADEQARVEKDLTVQQVPAGTIIERKGQMAQAWIGVLAGLVKVSVGNAEGRMASLTGVPAGGWFGEGSLLKREARKYDVVALRDSVIARLPAATFESLLDSSIPFNRYLLHLLNERVAQFIGKAENDRLLDADARVARCLAELFNPILYPGMGLRLSITQEEVGYLARVSRQRANRALCNLQEAGLLKVEYRGVRVLDLNGLKDYEAAKRR, encoded by the coding sequence ATGCAAGTCATCGACTCCTTGCAATTGGCTGCTGCGTGGTTTCGTTTGCTGACAGCGGACGAACAAGCCCGTGTGGAAAAAGACCTGACGGTGCAGCAAGTGCCGGCCGGCACCATCATCGAGCGCAAGGGCCAGATGGCGCAGGCGTGGATCGGCGTTTTGGCGGGCCTGGTCAAGGTGTCGGTCGGCAACGCCGAAGGGCGCATGGCGTCCCTGACCGGCGTGCCCGCCGGCGGCTGGTTCGGCGAAGGCTCGCTGTTGAAGCGCGAAGCGCGCAAGTACGACGTGGTCGCGTTGCGCGACTCGGTGATCGCGCGCCTGCCGGCGGCCACGTTCGAATCGCTGCTGGACAGCAGCATTCCCTTCAACCGCTACCTGCTGCACCTGCTGAACGAGCGCGTGGCGCAGTTCATCGGCAAGGCCGAGAACGACCGCCTGCTGGATGCGGACGCGCGCGTGGCGCGCTGCCTGGCGGAGTTGTTCAATCCCATCCTGTATCCCGGCATGGGGCTGCGCCTGAGCATCACGCAGGAGGAAGTCGGCTACCTGGCCCGCGTATCGCGGCAGCGCGCCAATCGCGCGCTCTGCAATCTGCAGGAAGCCGGCCTGCTGAAGGTGGAGTATCGCGGCGTGCGGGTGCTGGACCTGAACGGCCTGAAGGACTACGAAGCCGCCAAGCGGCGCTAG